A portion of the uncultured Bacteroides sp. genome contains these proteins:
- a CDS encoding polysaccharide biosynthesis protein, with amino-acid sequence MSIFADKTLMITGGTGSFGNAVLNRFLRTDIAEIRIFSRDEKKQDDMRHEYQAKYPDVAHKIKFFIGDVRDLQSCKNAMSGVDYIFHAAALKQVPSCEFFPMEAVKTNVIGTDNVLTAAIEAGVGVVICLSTDKAAYPINAMGITKAIEEKIAVAKSRYSGNTKICCTRYGNVMCSRGSVIPLWIEQIRNGHPITLTEPGMTRFIMSLEEAVDLVLFAFEHGDNGDILVQKAPACTIQTQAEAVCELFGGKKEEIKVIGIRHGEKMYETLLTNEECANAEDMGDFYRVPADNRGLNYDKFFSEGEAERNKLTEFNSDNTRRLNLEETKEKIASLEYIRKEIVGIANFVH; translated from the coding sequence ATGAGCATTTTCGCAGATAAAACCTTAATGATTACCGGTGGTACCGGTTCGTTTGGAAACGCCGTTCTCAATCGTTTCCTCCGTACTGACATTGCAGAAATTCGTATTTTCTCTCGTGATGAGAAGAAGCAGGACGATATGCGTCACGAGTATCAGGCAAAATATCCAGATGTAGCACATAAGATCAAGTTCTTCATCGGTGACGTTCGTGATCTCCAGTCTTGCAAGAACGCAATGTCAGGTGTTGATTACATCTTCCATGCAGCAGCATTGAAGCAGGTACCTTCTTGCGAGTTTTTTCCCATGGAAGCCGTGAAGACCAACGTTATCGGAACCGATAATGTTCTTACCGCTGCTATCGAAGCTGGCGTTGGCGTCGTTATCTGCCTGTCAACCGATAAGGCCGCATACCCCATAAATGCGATGGGTATTACAAAGGCCATTGAAGAGAAAATTGCAGTCGCCAAATCCCGCTATTCCGGCAACACCAAGATATGCTGCACCCGCTACGGTAATGTAATGTGCTCTCGTGGTTCAGTCATTCCTTTGTGGATCGAACAGATCCGTAATGGCCACCCCATCACCCTGACCGAACCCGGCATGACCCGTTTTATTATGTCTCTTGAGGAGGCAGTGGACCTCGTACTCTTTGCCTTCGAGCACGGAGATAACGGCGATATCCTCGTTCAGAAGGCACCAGCTTGTACCATCCAGACTCAGGCAGAGGCCGTTTGCGAGCTCTTTGGTGGTAAGAAAGAAGAAATCAAGGTTATCGGTATCCGTCACGGTGAAAAGATGTACGAAACCCTGCTAACCAATGAGGAATGCGCCAATGCAGAGGATATGGGCGACTTCTATCGTGTTCCTGCCGACAACCGTGGATTGAACTACGATAAGTTCTTCTCAGAGGGCGAAGCGGAACGTAACAAGCTCACCGAATTCAATTCCGACAACACCCGTCGTCTCAACCTTGAAGAGACCAAGGAGAAGATTGCATCTCTGGAGTACATCCGGAAAGAGATTGTCGGTATTGCAAATTTTGTACACTGA
- a CDS encoding NAD-dependent epimerase/dehydratase family protein: MKVLVTGAKGFVGKNLCAQLNNIKEGKAKCYGDLQIDKVFEYDLDSTPEELEKFCKESDFVFNLAGVNRPQNKEDFMKGNFGFASTLLDTLKKYKNNSPVMISSSIQATLAGRFGTSEYGKSKKEGEELMFEYGKETGAPVFVYRFPNLFGKWCRPNYNSAVATFCNNIANDLPIQVNDRSVEMELLYVDDLIDEMIGALKGESHKCEFDGVEPVLTEGGRYCYVPATHKTTLGEIVDLIYSFAEQPKTLMIPEIPANSFAKKLYSTYLSYLPKDKVAYDLKMNVDQRGSFTELIHTLNCGQVSINISKPGITKGQHWHHTKWELFIVVAGHGLIQLRKEGDPEAEVLNYEVSGDRIQAVHMLPGYTHNIINLSDTQDLVTVMYCNEIFDPNRPDTYFDPVEK; this comes from the coding sequence ATGAAAGTACTAGTAACTGGTGCGAAGGGTTTTGTTGGCAAGAACCTTTGTGCACAGCTTAATAACATAAAGGAAGGTAAAGCCAAATGCTATGGCGACCTTCAGATTGATAAAGTATTTGAATATGATCTTGATTCTACTCCGGAAGAGCTGGAGAAGTTCTGCAAAGAGAGCGATTTCGTCTTCAATCTTGCAGGCGTCAACCGTCCACAGAATAAGGAAGACTTTATGAAGGGCAACTTCGGCTTTGCAAGCACATTGCTGGATACCCTGAAGAAATACAAGAATAACTCTCCTGTGATGATCAGTTCCAGCATTCAAGCCACCCTCGCAGGCCGTTTCGGAACTTCTGAGTACGGCAAGAGCAAGAAGGAAGGCGAAGAACTCATGTTCGAGTACGGAAAGGAGACCGGTGCACCCGTGTTCGTTTACCGTTTCCCCAACCTCTTCGGCAAGTGGTGTCGTCCCAACTACAACTCTGCTGTAGCTACCTTCTGCAATAACATTGCCAACGATCTCCCCATTCAAGTCAATGATCGCAGCGTAGAAATGGAACTCCTCTATGTCGATGACCTTATTGACGAAATGATTGGAGCACTCAAGGGCGAGAGCCACAAGTGCGAGTTTGATGGTGTAGAACCCGTACTCACTGAAGGGGGGCGTTACTGCTATGTACCTGCCACTCACAAGACAACCCTCGGTGAAATCGTCGACCTCATCTACTCTTTTGCAGAACAGCCAAAGACTTTAATGATCCCCGAGATACCTGCCAATAGTTTTGCCAAAAAACTCTATAGTACCTACCTCAGCTATTTACCCAAGGACAAAGTAGCTTACGATCTCAAGATGAATGTCGACCAAAGAGGCAGTTTCACAGAGCTCATTCACACCCTCAACTGCGGACAGGTGAGCATCAACATCTCCAAACCGGGAATCACCAAGGGACAGCATTGGCACCACACCAAGTGGGAACTCTTCATCGTCGTTGCCGGTCACGGACTCATCCAGCTCCGCAAGGAAGGAGATCCAGAGGCAGAGGTACTTAACTATGAAGTAAGTGGCGACCGCATTCAGGCTGTTCACATGCTCCCCGGCTACACCCACAACATCATCAACCTCTCCGATACACAGGATTTGGTAACGGTGATGTACTGCAACGAAATTTTCGATCCCAATAGGCCAGATACCTATTTCGATCCGGTAGAGAAATAA